One Carassius auratus strain Wakin chromosome 16, ASM336829v1, whole genome shotgun sequence genomic window carries:
- the rab13 gene encoding ras-related protein Rab-13 encodes MAKKYDFLFKLLLIGDSGVGKTCLIIRFAEDDFNSTYISTIGIDFKVKTVEVEGKKVKLQVWDTAGQERFKTITTAYYRGAMGIILVYDITDEKSFENIQNWMKSIKENASAGVSRMLLGNKCDIEAKRKVSKEIGEKLAKEHGIRFFETSAKSSINVEESFAALARDILLMSNKKPAPTDREVKITSTEKKSSKCLLL; translated from the exons ATGGCAAAGAAATACGACTTCCTCTTTAAATTATTGCTTATTGGCGATAGTGGTGTTGGCAAGACCTGCTTGATCATCCGTTTTGCAGAGGACGATTTTAATTCAACGTACATATCAACCATCG GTATTGACTTCAAAGTGAAGACCGTTGAGGTTGAGGGAAAGAAAGTCAAACTGCaagtctg GGACACAGCAGGACAGGAGAGGTTTAAGACCATCACTACTGCATACTACAGAGGGGCTATG GGCATCATCCTTGTGTATGACATCACTGATGAAAAATCCTTTGAAAATATTCAGAACTGGATGAAGAGCATCAAAGAA aatgcatcagcAGGTGTAAGTCGGATGTTACTGGGTAACAAGTGTGATATTGAGGCCAAAAGGAAAGTGTCAAAGGAGATAGGTGAGAAG CTCGCAAAGGAACATGGTATTCGATTCTTCGAGACTAGTGCAAAATCGAGCATCAACGTTGAGGAG TCTTTTGCTGCTCTTGCACGAGACATTTTGCTGATGTCAAATAAGAAGCCG GCTCCCACTGATCGTGAGGTTAAAATTACCAGCACAGAGAAAAAGTCATCCAAATGTCTTCTTCTTTAG